Genomic segment of Dehalococcoidia bacterium:
TCAGGGCCGTTTGATCTCGCAATGACCATGGAGTGCGGTCAGGCATTCAGGTGGAAGCAGGTGTCGACTCCCGAACTGGGTGACCACTTCGAAGGAGTAATCTTCGGAAACCTCGTTCGCGCCAAACAGGAGGGTTCAAAGATTCTGTTCGCGTCTGAACCCAATCATCCGTCGACATTCAGGCCAATCCTGGAAGACTATCTGGGCCTCAACCACGATCTTGACGCCATCTACTCAGAACTTTCCCGGGACTCCGTCCTGGCTCCACTCATCGAAAAGTACCCAGGCCTTCGAATTCTCCGGCAGGACCCGTGGGAATGCCTGATCAGCTTCATTTGTAGTGCGAACAACAACATCAAGCGGATTTCCCAAAACGTTGAGGACATCTCAAACACATTCGGCGGCAGAGTTCCCGTCTCCGGTGGTGAAGATCGCTGGTCTTTCCCCTCCGAGGATGCACTTGCCGCCGCAGGGGAGCAGGCTTTCAGGGATCTGAAAATCGGTTACAAGGCCGAGTACATCGACAGGACGGCTCAGATCGTTGCAAATGGGCAGATCGACCTCTTCTCGCTGCGCGAGGCCTCATTCGATGAGGCCCTCGAGGCGGTCATAGGTCTACCCGGGGTCGCGGACAAGATCGGCAACTGTGTCACGCTGTTCTCGCTCGACAAGCTCGAGTCATTTCCGGTCGACGTCCATATCCTGCGAGCTGTTGAGCGCGAGTATGCTCCCAGAATCGACGGAAAACCGCTCACCAAGAAGCGGATGCGTGAGTGGGCCCAGGACCGGTTTGGCCCGCATGCTGGATACGCCAACCAGTACCTTTTCTTTGACGATTTGCTGGAAGGCAGGCAGTCCTGACCTCTGTTGAATGGGGCTGAAACCGTGTGCTATCCTACCGCCTACCGGGGAGTGGCGCAGCTTGGTAGCGCACCTGCATGGGGTGCAGGGGGTCGCTGGTTCTCCCTTTGCCACGTGAGCGATCGCTGATTGCGATTGCCCTCTCATGATGAGCATGTAGCACCCTACCTCTGACTTCCTAATTCTCCCGTTGTGCTAGGATACGCCCCAGTTTCCGAATCTCCTCACGCCTACTGCATTCAGCAACGTGGAGGTCAACGATGGCAGTTCGATCGGGTAGTGAATTCCTGAAGGGACTTCAAGACGATCGAGAGATCTGGTTGGAGGGCGAACGGGTAGAGGACGTCACTACACATCCCAAACTCGGACGAATGGCCGCAACGCTAGCTCGCCTCTACGACCTCCAGCACGCCCCCGGGACTCGAGACTTGATGTCCTTCGAGTCGCCCGACACCGGTGACCCGATCTCGCTTTCATACATGATTCCGGAGACCGTCGATGACCTCGTCAAACGCAGAGGCGCGTTCGAAGTCACAGCCCGCGAGTCATTCGGGATGCTCGGTCGCACGCCCGACTACTGCAACATCATCATCACCGGAATGCGTCAGATGGCCGACGTGTACGGTGAGAACGACCCGCAGTACACCGAGAATGTCATCAACTACTACAAGTACGTCAGCGAGAACGATCTCTGTCTAACGCACACTTTCGGCCACCCGCAGACGAATCGCTCAGTAGACATCAGCGAGCTGGACGACCCCTACATCGCGCTCGGCGTGGTAGATGTGACGAACCAGGGGGTAATCGTGAGAGGGGCCAAGCTGCTGGCGACCCTCGCCCCATTCTCAGACGAGATAATTGCTCCTATCTACAGGCCCCTCCGTCCAGATCTTCCAGACTCCGCTCGCTACGCAATCGGATTCGCGATCCCGGTCGCCACTCCCGGCCTCAAGTTCGTCTGTCGCGAGTCCTACGACCGGGGTCACTCGTCATACGACTACCCACTGTCCGGCCGCTTCGACGAGATGGACTGCATGGCACTGTTCGACAACGTGCTCATCCCTTGGGACCGGGTCTTCGCGTTCAATGACGTTGAGTTGGGCAACA
This window contains:
- the hpaB gene encoding 4-hydroxyphenylacetate 3-monooxygenase, oxygenase component, with protein sequence MAVRSGSEFLKGLQDDREIWLEGERVEDVTTHPKLGRMAATLARLYDLQHAPGTRDLMSFESPDTGDPISLSYMIPETVDDLVKRRGAFEVTARESFGMLGRTPDYCNIIITGMRQMADVYGENDPQYTENVINYYKYVSENDLCLTHTFGHPQTNRSVDISELDDPYIALGVVDVTNQGVIVRGAKLLATLAPFSDEIIAPIYRPLRPDLPDSARYAIGFAIPVATPGLKFVCRESYDRGHSSYDYPLSGRFDEMDCMALFDNVLIPWDRVFAFNDVELGNRNLGRVLLWRQYMQQVSVKNIAKLDFMLGITYKIAEAIGINIYSHVQEKISEIVDIRATVNSYMRAAEADAAPIRGLGIWPAAEPWHAMRHWFPDAHTRIVWIIEQLSASGLMLTPTQSDVEGPIADLIAKYYQGATVEANDRIKLFRLAWDLVGTQFGSRQALYERFFNGDVVILRQRRYAGYDYSEALASVDRFFEMADNES